The window AATAAAATGTAGTGCTGGAAATATAATGGTCTCTTTAGTTTCCACTACCACGAACAATTTTGTTTCCACTACCGTGAACAATTTTATCTTTAATTTTCTCCtataatttaataattattaatttaataaatatAAACTGTACCAGTCTCATActctaatttatttaatttcaaaactaaaaattaacgtatttttttcaatttaagCCACTATAATTTGGAAAATAGCCaacatattttataatttaatatttataatattgatAACAATCGCCCATGCATTGTACATGTTGACGATTAGTAATAATAAGAAAAATGGGCAAACATCTACTAGTAAATAAGGAATTGCTACATGATAATATGAAAGTATATGGGCCTTACCGTTTACCCTATGATTTATAAGCTGTTGTCATAATTTGGAtttaaaacttgattttgaagttgaGTAATGTAATTTTGTTTTGACATTAACTTTTAAGTCGgtaataacatatatataagctATTGGCCTAGACTCACCTTGTTAGTAAGAAAACATGTTCTTTTTATTGTTAGCAATATAGTAACAATAGATGCATCCCATACCTAAAATGCTACTTGTTCTTTAGAATCAGCTCCTTATATAAAAGTAAAAGTTTGCAAGAGttacatatatagttttcttACTAACAAGGTGAGTCTAGGCCAATATGGCAGTGAAaattccagtcaaaaaaaatatggcaGCGAAACAACAAGTACAAAAATAAACCTTCAATGGTTTACAAAGAAGTCGCATTTTTGCAGTGCGAGAGATTAACATCATATTGTGTAAATATATGCAAATGTACAAACTACGTACACACGTATGCAAGAATTTTAACCGTCTTGATTTTAGATAGAAGCAGGAAAACCAAACCACACACATGCATAAGTACGTTCACGTTGCATGTCAATTCAATGATCAAGCCAACATGCATGAGCAGTAACAACATGAAAAACCTGCCTCCTAACGACATCCCTTCTATTTggtggcctctctctctctccactagAGACGCCCAGGCCTAATTAAATTGCCGGCCTCAGTAACTAACCATGTGTCATGCTCTCTTCCTTTGGCACCGCGGAGGTCAGCGGTGTAAATACTGATCAGTTTTTATATATTATAGCTATAACGCACTAACAATAATAACTCCTACAAAGGAGTACATGTAGTGCGAGCTgcttcataaatttttttgatcCGATAGATTTAATGTTTATACTTCCTGTTCATTTTCACATGTTATATTGTGGGCATTTGCTCAAATTATTAATTTGCATCATACAATTTTCTATGGAACCGTAGGTTATCATCTACTCCTCGTCACCTCAGCGCAAGTCTGTCGAGTCCATGTACAATCGGTCAAAATCATAGGTTCAATGTTTTATAACAACTCAGGATGAAGACAAGAGTTTTGATTTGAAATATAAATGTTCATCTAAAATGATGTTTCTATTTCAAGTCTAAAGCATATATTGAAAGTTTGTGTTCTTTGAAAATTAAATCTCTAGTCATATTTATAAATGGTGAAGTagggatttatttttttccctacatGTTCAACCTCTAATCCACCCTAACACTAGTGACGGACCTACGTATCCATTGGACGGGTAGGTCAGCTGACCTAACTACGCCCTGCGACACCGCACAACCCTAGAACCCCCTCCTAGTGTATTGGACCGTTCAAATTAGCCATCACCCACTAGCTCATAAGCAACCCATCAAATTAATAAGGTACTTTAGGCTAGGCATGAGACTATCTATCGTTGATTCACCTTATAATTCGGTGACTACGCATCCCTTGGTCATGAGCTCATGACTATTCATCTTCATACTCGTCAATGACTATGCTAACCACTAGCGTCAGTCTGCGTGCCCAAACACCGTGCCGTGCACAGACCTGTGGGTGTACAATTGTGCCTCTATTGGTTTGCCTTTGTATCCTTTGATGTGATGTCTTCTTTCAAGACAGTCTTAATAATATAGATATGTTGTGCATTATGTTTGGTTATCTTTATCAAGCATCAAGGCCGTTGATAAGCATGAGCAAGCTGATCGATTGTGCAGGGCCCCAAAAATATTGGGGCCCCAAATCTTAATTATTTTCTTGAGTATTATATGCTTAATCAGGAAATAAAGAAAGGCCCTCAAGGCCAAATACCCTATACTAAGTTAGTGGCGATCACAGCTTGGATAGATCAGCGAGAATAAACAAATTAACAATGGCATAATTTTTAAGGCCTCAAAATGCATTTCACACCGGGGCCTTAAATTTCTGGAGACGGCCCTGTTGAGCATCTCGCCTATCATTACTTTAGAGTTGTGTCCGCCAATACTGTCAATACCCAAAACAGTGTCATTCTTGCTACGTATAAATTCGACCTCCATATGTTAGTATCATTTACTTAAACGGACAACTCTATGACATATGGTAATTCCACTTTAGTATATCACATTAACAACACCATCTTATAACAATGCACAGAAGAATCCTTGGCACGATCACCACCACGAACTGTAATCGTTAGCTGTTCATCGCAGCCAGCAGTGGATGAAAGAGCTTTTTAGAGCCGGAAAAGAACATATATGAACAATCAAGGATATCATCTCACGCTTATTAGGGATTTAATCTCTTGAACCTACATACATGAATGATGCAAACCGTATTGTGGTGTGCCGGCCAGCCAGCCAAAGGTCCGCCCATGATCAGAGGACAGACACCGTTTCCATATCTCCATGGTGAAGTTAAGTCGCAACAAGACCTGAATTAGAATTACCCTCCCCAAATCAGTGAAAATCAATGCTGGGAGAGGAGCCGGACAATTCGCAGGCTGTTGCCCGGACCAAGCCGGCAACAGTGTCCGGCTCGTCACAGTCACATGATTTACTGCGTCGACCGAACCCCATGGCATCGGGCAAGTAGCACAGTACCACTAGTAGTAACGCACACTGGAAGTCACACAGGCTTGGCAGTTCACGGTCCTCCACGCGCGGTTCTCCAACCTCGCTCTGGTCCTCGCCCTCCACTACCCCTCCCCCCCTCTACTACGCGAATCGCCACGCACCATCCGTGTCATCCCGCGGTTTTGCGCCTCTCGCCGAACGGCCCGCTTATAAGTCGCCCAACCGGCGGGGTTACCACGCGTGTTACCGTGGGAACGGCAGCCAaaagccaccaccaccaacctcTCGTCttcgcctcctctcccacccccTCACGACGAACACTCACACGGTCACACCACTACCCCTGCGAGATCGGTTGCTggcgctgctgctggtggtgggtGCGTGGCGATGATCACGTTCGCGGACCTGGCGGAGCCGGCGCCCGGCGCCGAGCGGTGCGTCGACCGGCAGCTGTGGCTGGCGTGCGCGGGGGGCATGTGCACCGTGCCGCCGGTGGGCGCCGCCGTGTACTACTTCCCGCAGGGGCACGCCGAGCACGcgctcggcctcgccgcgccggaGCTCTCCGCGGCGCGCGTCCCGGCGCTCGTGCCCTGCCGCGTCGCGTCCGTGCGGTACATGGCCGACCCGGACACCGACGAGGTGTTCGCCAGGATCCGCCTCGTGCCGCTCCGCGCCGCGGAGGATGGGGACGTCGAGGAGGATGGCGCCGCGGCAGGCGAGGAGCACGAGAAGCCGGCGTCGTTCGCCAAGACGCTGACGCAGTCGGATGCCAACAACGGCGGGGGGTTCTCGGTGCCCAGGTACTGCGCCGAGACCATCTTCCCGCGCCTGGACTACGCCGCCGACCCGCCCGTGCAGACCGTCGTCGCCAAGGACGTCCATGGAGTCGCCTGGAACTTCCGCCACATCTACAGGGGCACGCCGCGCCGGCACCTGCTCACCACGGGGTGGAGCACGTTCGTGAACCAGAAGAAGCTCGTGGCCGGCGACTCCATCGTGTTCCTCCGCGGCGACGGAGGGGACCTGCACGTCGGCATCCGGCGCGCCAAGcgcgggttttgcggcggcggaggcggagccgaGGAGGCCTCCCTGCCCGGGTGGGACCAGTACGGCGGCCTGATGCGAGGCAATGCGAGCCCGTGCGCGGCCGCCAAGGGGCGGGGCAAGGTGCGCGCGGAGGACCTCGTCGAGGCGGCGAGGCTGGCGAACGGCGGGCAGCCGTTCGAGGTCGTGTACTACCCGCGCGCCAGCACGCCGGAGTTCtgcgtgcgcgcggcggcggtccgCGCGGCGATGCGGGTGCAGTGGTGCCCCGGGATGCGGTTCAAGATGGCGTTCGAGACCGAGGACTCCTCCCGGATCAGCTGGTTCATGGGCACCGTCGCCAGCGTCCAGGTCGCCGACCCCATCCGTTGGCCGCAGTCGCCGTGGCGGCTTCTCCAGGTACGGTACAACATCTACACCACCGCAAACCAATCAAAATTTTTTGCTCCTTTCTCACTTCCTGAATCAATGAACTCCAGGTGACCTGGGACGAACCGGACCTCCTCCAGAACGTGAAGCGGGTGAGCCCATGGTTGGTCGAGCTGGTGTCGAGCATGCCGGCCATCAACCTCTCGTCTTTCTCGCCGCCGCGCAAGAAGCCCCGGATTCTGGCGTACCCGGAGTTCCCCTTCGAGGGGCAGCTCCTCAACCCGGCGTTCCCGCCAAACCCGCTGGCACACGGCCACCACCATTACCATCACAACCACCCGTCCTTCTTCCCGTTCCCCGACGTTAGTGCTCCTGCAGGCATACAGGGAGCCAGGCATGCGCAATTTGGTCCATCTTTATCAGATCTCCACCTTACCCACCTGCAGTCGAGCCTCATGTACCCGGGGCTCCGCCGCCCCGATCATGTCGGTCCAACATCCATCCCGCCACCAAGAATCAGCACTGACCTGACAATGggcagctcgccgccggcgcgcgctCTGTCCATGGGCGCCAAGAAGCCCGACGACGCCAAGCCGCCGGGGCTAATGCTGTTCGGGCAGAGGATACTGACCGAGCGCCAGATGAGCCTTAGCGgcaccacctcgccggcggccaccgggAACAGCTCTCTCAACTGGAACACCGAGAAAGGTGCCTCGGAGGGCTCGGGCTCCGGCGTCATCCAGAACAGCCCCACCGACAACACGTCGTCGGAGAGGCTCCAGTGGTTCAGGGAGAACAGCACCGTCTCCGAGCTCGGGCTGGAGCCCGGGCAGTGCAAGGTGTTCATCGAGTCCGACACGGTCGGCCGCAACCTCGACCTCTCGTCGCTGGCCTCGTTCGAGCAGCTCTACGGCCGGCTGTCCGAGATGTTCTGCATCGACAGCGCGGAGCTGAGGAGCCGTGTGCTCTACCGTGGCGCCACCGGCGAAGTGAggcacgccggcgacgagccaTTCAGGTGAGAAACACATCAAACAGCAACATAATAATGACAACAtcccatgcatcatgcatgtcaTGTGCCCGCTGTTCGTGTTACAGTTGCAACGAATCATGTAGCGGGCAACCTTTGAACTGATGAAACAGTCTTTTTCCCTGACATTTCAGCGAGTTCATTAAGTTGGCGAGGAGGCTTACCATACTAACCGACGCCGGGAGCGACAACTTAGGGAGCTAGAGAGCAAAGAGGACAACCGGGAGCATCGCCGTAGTATGTACAGCTTGAATGAGCTTATGATTTTGTATCAACTAGTAGCAGTAGTAGCAGCACTAGTAATTTCCGTTCAACTAGTAATGTCCCCAACTCTGCAGTAGAGATTTCAACAAGAAAGCTCAATCTGCACAGGTATCCTACTGTTCTCCTGTAtccttcttcatcatcatcaacaacgaTCAGCTGCGTGTACTTGTTGATTCCCGTGTACTACGATGCAAAAATCCTGTGACCACTCATCAGAGGCTTGAATGCCGCGGCCCCTTGGCCCAAGGGACAAGCGCATGCAGCATGCAGACGCAGACGCAGGTGCAGGCCACAATGTAATGTGTGCTGCTGGGATATCATTACGACAGCGCTGCGCCATTTCTGACCTCTCCGGTGGCCTGACCTCCAGGCTCCAGCCTCCAGGCGAGGCAATCCCTCTTGGTTCTCTTGCCTTGGCAGCAAGCTCGCTTACCCATGATGATGAGATTTGTGATCTGCATCGTGCTGCGTATCCCTGGCTAGTAGAGAGCTAGCTGTAGCTGTATAGCCGCTGCGTTTCGGGCATAAATGCGTCAgggtcacacacacacacacactcaacCTGTCCTTGTTGCTCAGGGTGTGAAATTAACTGCGATTTGTTCTGCTCCTGCCATTGCTGAGGAGGTGGAGTAGCTTTGCTTGACCTGAGGCCGACACCTCATCTACTGGAGCGACTGCCCCTTTCACCTGCCGGATCTCGCAGGCGCGTCGCGATTTGCGTATTGGTCCACGGATAATGGCCGGTGCGTGTCTCTTACCTGAAGCCTGGCCATTTGTTTGCCTTGCGCTGATATTTCGCCAACCCCTTGGACGCTTGCTCCCCGCCATAGCTGTTGGCCCCGTTGTTACTCTGTGGCAAAACAACAAGATTCAAAGCAAGCAACGCCTAGCCAAGAAGGACTCGGCTGTAGATGCATGGTCTTATTATCCTTATTATCTTGTCAAGTACTACCACCCCCCTGCTAGTATTAACAAGAGGCCACGATGGGAGTATATCGCTTGCCGTCACGGGGCGTTGTCCGGCTCGGCGCTGCCAGCCGCTCTGAGAGAATGTTTACACCACGGATGACAAGGTATGCGATGGCACACTTTTGCCGGACAAGTTGCTGTCTCTTGCCCAAAAAAAATTCACCCGCATACGACACCGTTGGGCTACGGCGACTGTCAGATAGAGCCGTGTACGGTGCACCCAAACAAAACCACGGATGTGTACTACTACCACAAGCCTACAACTCCATAAGGGACACATTGTTTGATACTCCAAGCCCTGCTCTAATTTAGATTATCTACTCGAttatagtttaattttttttacaaaactaAACTTAACAAAGCTTAAAATAAATGGTCGAAATGCAGCAGAAaaaaactattttataaaatatattttttaaagcacAGAAGAAATAATCTGACAAATAGCTAAAAAGAATCGAACATAAGAGAGCTTTTCTCACTTTAAGGGTGTCTGGTGGTAGTAGTTTCTATAGGTACTATTTAAAATAGGAATATTTGTTTGATTCTGATAAGGGTAAATTAGATCGCTCATCGATCTATTAGGATATGTTGTATTCCATGTTACCCATCATCGTATATTTTAATTGTAACTAGCCGGGTGGcctgcgcaattgcgcggctagcacccaaacaaaaccatatatttttcagcatgattttacttaagatttattaaatagcaatccttgtatttctaattatatagtttttaaaagtcacaccagctgctatcccttacttctgtcatatccttcttttgtttcctcggtctaccactatttctattcattctccttgaaacctctaaaaattggatcttatagttttttgagtttattatctcattgggtttcgtttttataatttttagaagtcccgtcaaacgctgccattatactcatctacggcccgtccattgtcttttctctttattatcattgggattttaCAAATCGAACATAATAATCGTTcgggttcatttttttactttctataagtcccgccaaaccgtcagcggttttgccattgtactcctttatggcttgcccgctgcctcccttctttattgtcattgaaatttaaaatgtatcatgattatcattgttttaattttactttttagaagttccgaacctttaaaaattggaccttatagtttttagagtttattttcttgttggatttcattttttataatttttagaagtcccgtcaaatgATGTCACTATACACCTCTACGGCCCATCCGCCGCCTATTCTTTATtttcattgggattctaaaatcgaacataactattgttgaaatttattttttattttctagaaatcccgccaaccgtcggcggtctgcaactatactcctatacaccccgcgcacgctgcttctcctttttattctcattgagattttaaaaatcgaatatgtttatcaatgggtttttttttttactttctagaagtcccggcaaccatCTTACCCGTtcctccttttaatcatcattaggattctatttgatgttttactAACAGTTTTATATATCGTATCAACTGCCACcactattcctaattaaaatctttttttctttttctaatttaatttttttaattaataccgtatagtgttttttttaatatttttatgttttttatcttttgaatttcagttgaactctcttttattttttattctgaatattaattaatctcatattggtttattatatggattattctttcactattgcttatttttaattccgaatttcagttgattttaaattgtattcctactttaaattttcttttctttttgctaatttcgaatttttttatttttattccgaatattaactaatctcgtattgggttcttatatggactcttctctcaatattctttatttttaattctgaatttcagctatttttaaattgtattcttacttgtactttccttttattttataatttcggattttattttatttttatttcgaatttgtattaatctcgtattgggttgttatatggaaacttctttcaatatagcttatttttaattccgaattccagctatttttagattgtatttctacttgaactctccttttctttttctctttttctccgattaatgtgggaatttctagcctcccaCA of the Oryza sativa Japonica Group chromosome 2, ASM3414082v1 genome contains:
- the LOC4330045 gene encoding auxin response factor 8, with the protein product MITFADLAEPAPGAERCVDRQLWLACAGGMCTVPPVGAAVYYFPQGHAEHALGLAAPELSAARVPALVPCRVASVRYMADPDTDEVFARIRLVPLRAAEDGDVEEDGAAAGEEHEKPASFAKTLTQSDANNGGGFSVPRYCAETIFPRLDYAADPPVQTVVAKDVHGVAWNFRHIYRGTPRRHLLTTGWSTFVNQKKLVAGDSIVFLRGDGGDLHVGIRRAKRGFCGGGGGAEEASLPGWDQYGGLMRGNASPCAAAKGRGKVRAEDLVEAARLANGGQPFEVVYYPRASTPEFCVRAAAVRAAMRVQWCPGMRFKMAFETEDSSRISWFMGTVASVQVADPIRWPQSPWRLLQVTWDEPDLLQNVKRVSPWLVELVSSMPAINLSSFSPPRKKPRILAYPEFPFEGQLLNPAFPPNPLAHGHHHYHHNHPSFFPFPDVSAPAGIQGARHAQFGPSLSDLHLTHLQSSLMYPGLRRPDHVGPTSIPPPRISTDLTMGSSPPARALSMGAKKPDDAKPPGLMLFGQRILTERQMSLSGTTSPAATGNSSLNWNTEKGASEGSGSGVIQNSPTDNTSSERLQWFRENSTVSELGLEPGQCKVFIESDTVGRNLDLSSLASFEQLYGRLSEMFCIDSAELRSRVLYRGATGEVRHAGDEPFSEFIKLARRLTILTDAGSDNLGS